One Suricata suricatta isolate VVHF042 chromosome X, meerkat_22Aug2017_6uvM2_HiC, whole genome shotgun sequence genomic region harbors:
- the LOC115284095 gene encoding RNA-binding motif protein, X chromosome-like produces MVEADHPGKLLTGDLNTETNEKALEALFGKYGQIVKTVVIKDDETNKSRGFTFVTFERPADVKDTANMNGKSLHGKAIKVKEATKPSFESGRYGPPLPPRSRGLPKGLRGGGVPTMIMVIPVHMVTTHQETVVIEMAMVLILTIQIT; encoded by the coding sequence ATGGTTGAAGCAGATCACCCAGGGAAACTTCTCACTGGTGACCTtaatacagaaacaaatgagaaagccCTTGAAGCATTGTTTGGCAAATATGGACAGATAGTCAAAACTGTAGTGATAAAAGATGATGAAACCAACAAATCAAGAGGATTTACTTTTGTCACGTTTGAAAGACCAGCAGATGTTAAGGATACAGCCAACATGAATGGCAAGTCCTTACATGGGAAAGCAATCAAGGTAAAAGAAGCAACTAAACCATCATTTGAAAGTGGTAGATATGGACCACCTCTACCTCCAAGAAGCAGAGGCCTTCCAAAAGGTCTTAGAGGTGGAGGAGTACCTACTATGATTATGGTCATTCCAGTTCATATGGTGACTACCCATCAAGAGACTGTAGTGATAGAAATGGCTATGGTCCTGATCCTGACTATTCAGATCACCTAA